From one Trifolium pratense cultivar HEN17-A07 linkage group LG1, ARS_RC_1.1, whole genome shotgun sequence genomic stretch:
- the LOC123891935 gene encoding serine/threonine-protein kinase PBL36-like, giving the protein MAVAIKTLNREGPQGHKEWEAEINCLGALQHPNLVKLIGYCHEDENRMLVYEYMPKGCLENHLFRRLTPLPWTVRMEIMLGAAKGLAFLHEEAQNPLIYRDFKTSNILLDSQYNAKLSDFGLAKDAPMGDKTHVSTQVMGTQGYVDPEYVVTGHLTSKSDVYSFGVVLLEMLTGRQAIDYKRAQKEQCLVEWAKPYLKSKIGFYQLMDPKLKGRYSPRGAKKAIKLVSACLSCNKKSRPKMNEVAKVLQSILDCKDTPPVKSSHGLKVGSSSSVSSTPRFRASRLNLTPSFPSPNPPCGENP; this is encoded by the exons ATGGCAGTTGCTATAAAGACTCTCAATAGAGAAGGACCCCAAGGCCACAAAGAATGGGAG GCTGAAATTAACTGTCTTGGTGCTCTCCAACACCCAAATTTGGTTAAACTTATTGGCTACTGCCATGAAGATGAAAATAGAATGCTTGTTTATGAGTATATGCCAAAAGGATGCCTTGAAAATCATTTGTTTAGGA GGTTAACACCTCTACCATGGACTGTGAGAATGGAAATTATGCTTGGTGCTGCAAAAGGCCTTGCATTTCTCCatgaggaagctcaaaatccaCTAATATACAGAGATTTCAAAACCTCCAATATCCTATTGGATTCG cAATATAATGCTAAACTTTCTGATTTTGGGTTGGCTAAAGATGCTCCAATGGGAGACAAGACTCATGTTTCAACTCAAGTGATGGGAACTCAAGGCTATGTAGATCCTGAGTATGTGGTGACAG GACACCTTACTTCTAAGAGTGATGTCTATAGTTTTGGTGTGGTTCTCCTTGAGATGTTAACTGGAAGACAAGCAATTGATTACAAAAGGGCACAAAAAGAACAATGTTTGGTTGAATGGGCAAAGCCCTACTTAAAATCCAAAATAGGGTTTTACCAATTGATGGATCCAAAATTGAAAGGTAGATACTCACCAAGAGGAGCAAAGAAAGCAATCAAGTTAGTTTCAGCCTGTCTTAGCTGCAACAAAAAATCAAGACCTAAAATGAACGAAGTTGCTAAGGTGCTACAAAGTATCCTTGATTGCAAAGACACACCTCCAGTTAAGAGTTCACATGGTCTCAAAGttggttcatcatcttcagTTTCATCTACTCCACGATTTCGAGCTTCGCGATTGAACCTTACCCCCAGTTTTCCTTCACCAAATCCTCCTTGTGGTGAAAATCCATGA